The Campylobacter concisus sequence AGATGATGGCAAAAACGCGATCGTATCGATCCATCCTGGAGCTGGTGGCACTGAGAGTAATGACTGGGCGAGTATGCTTTATAGGATGTATCTTAGATTTTGTGAGCGTGAGGGCTTTAAGGTCGAGACTCTTGACTTTCAAGAGGGCGAAGAGGCTGGGCTAAAGGACGTGAGCTTTATAGTAAAAGGTGAAAATGCCTATGGGTACTTTAAAGCAGAAAATGGTATCCACAGGCTCGTTCGCACAAGCCCATTTGATAGCGCAGGGCGCCGTCATACAAGCTTTTCTAGCGTCATGGTAAGCCCTGAGATAGATGATGACATAGAGATCGAGATCGAGGAAAAAGATCTAAAGATAGATACTTATAGAGCCAGTGGCGCAGGCGGTCAGCACGTAAACAAGACTGAATCTGCCATTCGCATCACGCACATACCAACTGGCATCGTCGTGCAGTGCCAAAATGACCGCAGCCAGCACAAAAATAGAGCCACAGCGATGAAAATGCTAAAATCACGCCTTTACGAGCTTGAGCTAATGAAACAACAAGAGGCGAGCAACAGCGTCGAAAAGAGCGAGATCGGCTGGGGTCATCAGGTAAGATCATACGTGCTTTTCCCATATCAGCAAGTAAAAGACAACCGCAGCGGCGAGGCATACTCACAGACTGATGCGATACTTGATGGTGACATCAAAAAGATGATAGAAGGCGTCTTGATCGCTCAAAAGGCTGAGGCGTAATAAATTTACAAAAAGAGATGGGAGCTAAAATTTCATCTCTTTTAGCTTTGTGCAGGCTTCTTCTTTGCCTTTAAAGCAAGCCTCATCAAGATAAATTCTAGCTTTTTTATAGTCATTTTTGCCTAGATAGATAAGCCCTAGATCGTAGCTAGCCTCGCTTGAGCCAAGGCTTGTAGCTTTTTCATAAAAATATATCGCTTTTTCTAAATTTTTATTGACCCCAAGGCCGTATTCGTATATATATCCAGCACTTCTTAGTCCGTCTATGTTGCCGTATCTGCCAGCTGTCTCAAACCAAAAAAGTGCCCTTAAGATATCCTTGCTAAAGCCTTTGCCGTCACGAAAGCAAATGCCAGTTTGCTGCATGGCTAGAACATTTCCATCTTTTGCGTAGTCGTAAAATCTCTTGCAAGCTTTTGGATAGTTACCTTCATTGTATAGATATATAGCATCTGCTATTTGTTCGACCTCTGGATCAAGTGGTGGCTCGCTAAGGCCAAAATTTTGTGAAATTTGATCTAATGAACATCCCCAAAATAGCAAAACACTAAACACAAAAATGATAAATTTTTTCATATTTGTCCTTGAAAATTTAGGCGATTTTATCCAATTTTATCTTATAATGCCCGAAAATTTTAAGCAAAAGGAACGATATGGATCATAATGCACTTTTAATCCAGCTTGGCTATAACGTCAATGAAACGACCACTGCTCAAATGTGTAGAATTTTAAACAATACTGATGGTCTTTTGCCAAAGAGCATAATTGAACTAAATGATCATTTAAAGCCACACCTTTGTTTTGTGGCGATGAGTGGAAGTGAAGATAGACTAAAGATAAAAAATGTAGCTACCGTTAATGAAATAAAAGAGCGAGTTGATGAAATCATAAAAAACTGGGCTAATAAATATAAAATGGAGCTAAAAAAGATAAATGAAACAACTTACTATGTAATTGGAAAGATAAGGGACTGAAAATGAAATATGATATTGTAATTATTGGTTTTGGAAAAGCTGGCAAAACGCTAGCGGTTAAAGCTGCCGCACTTGGCAAAAAAGTAGCTCTTGTAGAGAGATCACCAAAGATGTATGGAGGTACTTGCATAAATGTTGGCTGCATACCAACCAAGCGTCTAATAACAGCCGCTAAAGAGGCAAAATTTGTAAATAATAGTGTTGAAAGCGAATATTACACGCTTAGTGTGGAAAATAAAAATAAACTAATCTCAGCTTTGAATGCTAAAAACTACGCAATGCTAAATGATAAAGAAAATATAGATGTGATCGATGGTATTGGCTCATTTGCTAGTGAAAATAGCGTACTTGTAACAACGCCAAGTGGTGAGAAAAAGATAATAGAGGGCGATTTTATTATCATAAATAGTGGCTCAAAAGAGGCAGATACTCCTTTTGAGGTTGTAAGCTCAAATGTATTTTCAAGCCAAACTTTGCTTGATCTAAAAAATTTACCAAAGCATTTTGTCATTATCGGTAGTGGTTTTATCGGTATAGAGTTTGCATCAATGTTTGCAAATTTTGGCTCAAAAGTGACTATCGTAGGGCGTTCAAAACTACTTAAAAACGAAGATGATGATATAGCTAATAGCGTAAAAGAAGCTCTTAGAGTCCAAGGCGTTGAAATTTTAGAGGGTTGCGAGATAGGGTGCATTAAAGAAAATGTATTAAATTTCAAGCAAAATGGCGAGCAAAGATGTCTTAGAGCTGATGCATTTTTGATCGCACTTGGCAGAGTAGCAAATGTAGATGATTTAAATTTAAAAGCTGCTGGAGTTGAGCTAAATGAAAAAGGTTTTATAAAGACAAATGAAAACCTTCAAACAAATGTACCAAACATCTATGCGGTAGGCGACGTGCGCGGCGGAGAGCTTTTTACTTATACGAGCTTGGATGATTTTAGGATAGTTTATTCACAAATTTTTGGTGATAAAAAGAGAAATACTAAAAATAGAAGTATTCACGCAAATGTGCTATTTACCGACACTCCGCTAGCAAGAGTTGGAGTAAATGCAAAAGAGGCTAGTAAATTTGGGCTAAATTTTAAAGAGCTAAAGCTTAGCATGGCAACAGTACCAGGCGCAAAAGTACTAAATCACGATGTAGGCATGCTAAAAGCTATCGTTGATGCACAAAGTGGAGAAATTTTGGGTGCTAGCTTTCACTGCATCTATGCAAATGAGCTGATAAATGAAATTGCAATTGCTATGAATTTAAAAGCAAATGCAAATTTCTTTAAAAATCAAATTTTCACTCATCCAAGTATCAGTGAAGCACTAAATGACTTATTTGGACAATTTTAAAAGGAAAAGAATGAAAAAATATTTATTGCTTTTATCGGCTTTATTTTTCACTGGCTGCTTAAACGTGATTGGTGTAGGACAAAAACAAGATGATTCGTGGCAGCAACCAAAGGATGAAAAAATAGTGCAAAATAAAGAGCAAATTTCAAGAAATGCGATCGAAATTTTAATACCAAAATGCGAAGAAGGCGATACGGAAGCTTGCAACGATTTGGGTGTAAATTACGAGCTTTTAAAAGAATATGAAAATGCTTTAACAAATTATAAAAAGGCTTGCGATGCTAAGGTGCAAGTCGGTTGTGCAAATTTGGGCACTCTTTATGAGCTTGGACTCGGAGTCAAAAAAAATCCAAAAAAGGCAATTTCGATTTATAAAGAAAGTTGCAATGGCGGAGGCATGCAAGCTTGCTATCATTTAGGCAATGCTTATAGAAAAGGTGAGA is a genomic window containing:
- the prfB gene encoding peptide chain release factor 2 gives rise to the protein MDSYEYNELLKKLQTKVENIGSIVKPDEIKARLKEIEATEQDPDFWQDIAKAGALNKEKTKISNMLAKFNDANQAVSDAKELFELANSENDEETINSLFDDAKNLDEKIVNLEISMLLSGEDDGKNAIVSIHPGAGGTESNDWASMLYRMYLRFCEREGFKVETLDFQEGEEAGLKDVSFIVKGENAYGYFKAENGIHRLVRTSPFDSAGRRHTSFSSVMVSPEIDDDIEIEIEEKDLKIDTYRASGAGGQHVNKTESAIRITHIPTGIVVQCQNDRSQHKNRATAMKMLKSRLYELELMKQQEASNSVEKSEIGWGHQVRSYVLFPYQQVKDNRSGEAYSQTDAILDGDIKKMIEGVLIAQKAEA
- a CDS encoding tetratricopeptide repeat protein, whose amino-acid sequence is MKKFIIFVFSVLLFWGCSLDQISQNFGLSEPPLDPEVEQIADAIYLYNEGNYPKACKRFYDYAKDGNVLAMQQTGICFRDGKGFSKDILRALFWFETAGRYGNIDGLRSAGYIYEYGLGVNKNLEKAIYFYEKATSLGSSEASYDLGLIYLGKNDYKKARIYLDEACFKGKEEACTKLKEMKF
- a CDS encoding type II secretion system protein; the encoded protein is MDHNALLIQLGYNVNETTTAQMCRILNNTDGLLPKSIIELNDHLKPHLCFVAMSGSEDRLKIKNVATVNEIKERVDEIIKNWANKYKMELKKINETTYYVIGKIRD
- a CDS encoding dihydrolipoyl dehydrogenase family protein, producing MKYDIVIIGFGKAGKTLAVKAAALGKKVALVERSPKMYGGTCINVGCIPTKRLITAAKEAKFVNNSVESEYYTLSVENKNKLISALNAKNYAMLNDKENIDVIDGIGSFASENSVLVTTPSGEKKIIEGDFIIINSGSKEADTPFEVVSSNVFSSQTLLDLKNLPKHFVIIGSGFIGIEFASMFANFGSKVTIVGRSKLLKNEDDDIANSVKEALRVQGVEILEGCEIGCIKENVLNFKQNGEQRCLRADAFLIALGRVANVDDLNLKAAGVELNEKGFIKTNENLQTNVPNIYAVGDVRGGELFTYTSLDDFRIVYSQIFGDKKRNTKNRSIHANVLFTDTPLARVGVNAKEASKFGLNFKELKLSMATVPGAKVLNHDVGMLKAIVDAQSGEILGASFHCIYANELINEIAIAMNLKANANFFKNQIFTHPSISEALNDLFGQF
- a CDS encoding tetratricopeptide repeat protein, whose translation is MKKYLLLLSALFFTGCLNVIGVGQKQDDSWQQPKDEKIVQNKEQISRNAIEILIPKCEEGDTEACNDLGVNYELLKEYENALTNYKKACDAKVQVGCANLGTLYELGLGVKKNPKKAISIYKESCNGGGMQACYHLGNAYRKGEIVKQDYYLAMQAYTNACNAGDLPSCANIGAMYELGLGVNKDEKRAYGIYKVACFRGLSKACPQMKRLGTKLGM